In the Pseudomonas orientalis genome, one interval contains:
- a CDS encoding heavy metal translocating P-type ATPase: protein MNGTTTFDLPIGGMTCASCAGRVERALGKVPGVQRVSVNLANERAHVEVLGQIDPGVLIAAVDKAGYTASLPQAETATGADQARRLHHERWALTLAILLALPLVLPMLVEPFGLHWMLPAWVQFALATPVQFILGARFYRAAWKAVRVGAGNMDLLVAIGTSAGYGLSVYQWLTRPVPHLYFEASAVVIALVLLGKYLESRAKRQTASAIRALEALRPERAVRVLEGHEEEVAITALKLGDLVMVKPGERFPVDGEVVDGQSHADEALISGESLPVPKQPGDRVTGGAINGEGRLVVRTQALGAESVLARIIRLVEDAQAAKAPIQKLVDKVSQVFVPTVLVVALLTLAGWWLYGAPLESAIINAVAVLVIACPCALGLATPTAIMAGTGVAARHGILIKDAEALEHAHAVSAVVFDKTGTLTCGAPKIAHLAAVDGNTSLLLQQAGALQRGSEHPLAKAVLEACDEQGLKLADVSASQSLTGRGICGTLDGRQLALGNLRLLEETGLGAGPLSQRATEWEAEGRTLSWLIEQGAHPRVLGLFAFGDTLKPGALQAVQQLKAQHISSHLLTGDNRGSARVVAEALGIDDVYAEVLPADKAATVTALKKTGVVAMVGDGINDAPALAAADIGIAMGGGTDVAMHAAGITLMRGDPRLVPAALEISRKTYAKIRQNLFWAFVYNLIGIPLAAFGLLNPVLAGAAMALSSVSVVSNALLLKTWKPKDLEDQRP, encoded by the coding sequence ATGAATGGAACCACCACCTTTGACCTGCCCATCGGCGGCATGACCTGCGCCAGTTGCGCCGGCCGTGTGGAGCGTGCGCTGGGCAAGGTGCCGGGGGTGCAGCGTGTCAGCGTCAACCTGGCCAACGAACGTGCCCACGTTGAAGTACTCGGCCAGATCGACCCCGGCGTCCTGATCGCCGCCGTCGACAAAGCCGGCTACACCGCCAGCCTGCCCCAGGCTGAAACCGCTACGGGGGCCGATCAAGCCCGGCGCCTGCATCACGAACGCTGGGCGCTGACACTGGCGATCCTGCTGGCGTTGCCCCTGGTGCTGCCAATGCTGGTCGAACCCTTCGGCCTGCACTGGATGCTCCCCGCCTGGGTGCAGTTCGCCCTGGCGACGCCGGTGCAATTCATCCTTGGTGCGCGCTTTTACCGTGCCGCCTGGAAAGCCGTGCGCGTCGGCGCGGGCAATATGGACCTGCTGGTGGCGATCGGCACCAGCGCCGGCTACGGCCTGAGCGTTTATCAATGGCTCACCCGGCCCGTTCCGCATTTGTATTTCGAAGCCTCGGCCGTGGTGATCGCACTGGTGTTGTTGGGTAAATACCTGGAGAGCCGCGCCAAGCGCCAGACCGCCAGCGCCATTCGCGCCCTCGAAGCCTTGCGCCCCGAGCGGGCGGTGCGGGTGCTGGAGGGCCATGAGGAAGAGGTCGCCATCACCGCGCTCAAGCTCGGAGACCTGGTCATGGTCAAGCCAGGCGAACGGTTCCCGGTGGATGGCGAGGTCGTCGATGGCCAAAGCCATGCCGACGAAGCGCTGATCAGCGGCGAAAGCCTGCCGGTGCCGAAACAGCCTGGGGACCGGGTCACCGGCGGCGCGATTAACGGTGAAGGTCGCTTGGTGGTGCGTACCCAGGCACTGGGCGCGGAAAGCGTGCTGGCCCGGATCATCCGCCTGGTCGAGGACGCCCAGGCTGCCAAGGCACCGATCCAGAAACTGGTGGATAAAGTCAGCCAGGTATTCGTGCCGACGGTGCTGGTAGTGGCGTTGCTCACGCTGGCGGGCTGGTGGCTGTACGGCGCACCCCTGGAGAGCGCAATCATCAACGCGGTCGCGGTGCTGGTGATCGCCTGCCCGTGCGCCCTGGGCCTGGCGACGCCGACGGCAATCATGGCCGGTACCGGTGTCGCCGCGCGCCACGGCATTCTGATCAAGGATGCCGAGGCCCTGGAGCATGCCCATGCGGTCAGCGCCGTGGTGTTCGACAAGACCGGCACCCTTACCTGCGGCGCGCCGAAAATCGCTCATTTGGCAGCGGTGGACGGCAACACGTCGCTGTTGCTGCAACAGGCGGGAGCCCTGCAGCGTGGCAGCGAGCACCCGCTGGCCAAGGCGGTGCTGGAGGCCTGTGACGAACAAGGGCTGAAGCTGGCCGATGTCAGCGCCAGCCAGTCCCTGACCGGACGCGGCATTTGCGGCACCCTTGACGGCCGGCAACTGGCCCTGGGCAACCTTCGCCTGCTGGAAGAAACCGGCCTGGGCGCCGGCCCGTTGAGCCAGCGTGCAACGGAATGGGAAGCCGAAGGCCGCACCCTGTCCTGGCTGATCGAACAAGGCGCACATCCGCGCGTGCTGGGGCTGTTCGCGTTTGGCGACACGCTCAAGCCCGGCGCACTGCAGGCTGTGCAGCAACTCAAGGCGCAGCACATCAGCAGCCACCTGCTCACCGGCGATAATCGCGGCAGCGCGCGGGTGGTCGCAGAGGCACTGGGCATCGACGACGTCTACGCCGAGGTGCTGCCCGCCGACAAAGCCGCCACCGTGACCGCACTGAAAAAAACCGGCGTGGTGGCCATGGTCGGCGACGGCATCAACGACGCACCGGCCTTGGCCGCGGCCGATATCGGCATCGCCATGGGCGGCGGCACCGACGTGGCCATGCACGCCGCCGGCATCACCCTGATGCGCGGCGACCCGCGCCTGGTGCCGGCGGCCCTGGAGATCAGCCGCAAGACCTACGCAAAAATCCGCCAGAACCTGTTCTGGGCCTTTGTGTATAACCTGATCGGCATCCCGCTGGCGGCCTTCGGCCTGCTCAACCCGGTGCTGGCAGGCGCGGCGATGGCGTTGTCCAGCGTCAGCGTGGTGAGCAATGCGCTGCTGCTGAAAACCTGGAAACCCAAGGACCTGGAGGATCAACGCCCATGA
- a CDS encoding heavy-metal-associated domain-containing protein, with protein sequence MQVFSVEGMTCGHCVRAVTQAVQSQDPDAEVTVDLATKQVRVQSLLEREAIAQLIKEEGYTVV encoded by the coding sequence ATGCAAGTATTCAGTGTTGAAGGAATGACCTGCGGCCATTGCGTTCGGGCGGTGACCCAGGCGGTGCAGAGCCAGGACCCAGATGCCGAGGTCACTGTCGATCTCGCAACAAAGCAGGTCAGGGTACAAAGCCTGCTGGAGCGCGAAGCCATTGCACAGTTGATCAAGGAAGAAGGCTACACCGTCGTCTGA
- a CDS encoding multidrug effflux MFS transporter, giving the protein MNLRIILILGALSAFAPLAIDFYLPGFPAIASAFATDEKHVQLTLAVYFAGLAIGQLIYGPLADRFGRRGPLLSGVTLFTLASFACAYAPSLEWLIGARFVQALGGCAGMVISRAVVSDKCDAVGSAKVYSQLMLVTGLAPILAPLAGGLMVGLWGWQSIFLALSLFSVMAAIAVAVGLPETFPAHQPRQPLSGSLRRYGALLSDRVYLGYALTGGIAIAGMFAYIAGSPFVFIKLYGVPAEHYGWLFGSNAAGFILVAQLNARLLAKRGPAFLLSRTVWVYVAAALTLLGIAALRTEALWPLLVPLFICIASLGCILPNTSACAMSGQGARAGSASALLGCIQFGVAAGAASLVGVLHDGTAMPMAMVISLCGVLAVTIAMATQRLQRARALQAQV; this is encoded by the coding sequence ATGAACCTTCGCATAATTCTGATCCTTGGCGCCTTGAGCGCCTTCGCGCCGTTGGCGATCGACTTTTACCTGCCGGGCTTCCCGGCCATCGCGAGCGCTTTTGCCACCGACGAAAAACATGTCCAACTGACCCTGGCGGTGTATTTCGCCGGGCTGGCCATCGGCCAATTGATCTACGGCCCGCTGGCCGACCGCTTTGGCCGGCGCGGGCCGCTGCTCAGCGGTGTCACGCTGTTTACCCTCGCGTCCTTCGCCTGCGCGTATGCGCCGTCCCTGGAATGGCTGATCGGTGCTCGTTTCGTACAGGCCCTCGGCGGCTGTGCGGGCATGGTAATTTCGCGGGCAGTGGTGAGTGACAAATGCGACGCCGTGGGCTCGGCCAAGGTGTATTCGCAACTGATGCTGGTCACGGGCCTGGCGCCGATCCTCGCGCCGCTGGCGGGCGGGCTGATGGTGGGGCTGTGGGGCTGGCAATCGATTTTCCTGGCGCTGTCGCTGTTCAGCGTGATGGCGGCCATTGCGGTGGCGGTGGGCTTGCCGGAAACCTTTCCGGCGCACCAGCCGCGCCAGCCGTTGTCCGGCTCGCTGCGTCGATACGGCGCGCTGTTGTCGGACCGGGTTTACCTGGGTTACGCCCTGACCGGCGGCATCGCGATTGCCGGTATGTTTGCCTACATCGCCGGCTCACCGTTCGTGTTCATCAAGCTGTATGGCGTCCCCGCCGAGCATTACGGCTGGCTGTTCGGCTCCAACGCCGCCGGTTTTATCCTGGTGGCGCAGTTGAATGCGCGCTTGCTGGCCAAGCGTGGCCCGGCGTTTCTGCTCTCGCGTACGGTGTGGGTTTACGTGGCGGCGGCGTTGACCCTGCTGGGGATTGCAGCGCTGCGCACCGAAGCCCTGTGGCCGTTGCTGGTGCCGCTGTTTATCTGTATCGCCAGCCTGGGCTGCATTTTGCCCAACACCTCGGCGTGTGCCATGAGCGGGCAGGGCGCACGGGCCGGCAGCGCGTCGGCGTTGCTCGGTTGTATTCAGTTCGGTGTGGCGGCGGGGGCGGCGTCGTTGGTCGGGGTGTTGCACGATGGCACGGCGATGCCGATGGCAATGGTCATCAGCCTGTGCGGGGTGCTGGCAGTGACGATTGCGATGGCGACCCAGCGCCTGCAACGGGCCAGGGCTTTACAGGCGCAGGTCTGA
- a CDS encoding LysR family transcriptional regulator, with protein sequence MLRFDDLQLFVRAADLGSLSAAARVMDLSPAVASAALKRIEHQLGTRLLARSTRSLRLTAEGEGFLTYARAALNSLDEGRRLLASGQDHVSGMLQLSAPSDFGRNQLLPWLDDFQREYPQLSVRLLLGDRIADLYRQPVDIALRYGEPEDSSLVALPIAPDNVRVLCAAPSYLARYGEPRHLEQLAQHNCLLYMLADRVHDHWRFFDGKREVSLTVSGDRVSDDADVVRRWAVAGVGVAYKSWLDVSTDVVAGRLRLILPELRGERTPLNLLCAHRAQLSKPVNLLREMLVSRCATLTAQLSERFAAK encoded by the coding sequence ATGCTGCGCTTTGATGATTTGCAGTTGTTTGTCCGGGCCGCGGACCTGGGCAGTCTGTCGGCGGCCGCGCGGGTGATGGACCTGTCCCCGGCGGTCGCCAGCGCCGCGTTGAAGCGCATAGAACACCAACTGGGCACGCGCCTGCTGGCACGCTCCACCCGCAGCCTGCGCCTGACCGCCGAGGGTGAGGGGTTTCTCACCTACGCCCGCGCCGCGTTGAATTCACTGGATGAAGGGCGGCGCCTGCTGGCCAGTGGGCAGGACCATGTCAGCGGCATGCTGCAGCTGTCGGCGCCTTCGGATTTCGGGCGCAATCAGTTGTTACCCTGGTTGGATGATTTCCAGCGTGAATACCCGCAACTGAGCGTGCGCCTGCTGCTGGGAGATCGCATCGCCGACCTGTACCGTCAGCCCGTGGACATTGCCTTGCGTTATGGCGAGCCCGAGGACTCCAGCCTGGTTGCCCTGCCCATTGCCCCTGACAATGTCCGGGTGCTGTGCGCGGCGCCCAGTTATCTGGCCCGGTACGGCGAGCCGCGGCATCTGGAGCAACTGGCCCAGCACAATTGTCTGCTCTATATGCTCGCTGACCGCGTACACGACCATTGGCGTTTTTTCGACGGCAAGCGCGAGGTCAGCCTGACGGTCTCGGGCGATCGCGTCAGCGACGACGCCGACGTGGTGCGCCGCTGGGCGGTGGCGGGCGTCGGCGTTGCCTACAAATCCTGGCTGGATGTGAGTACCGACGTCGTGGCCGGGCGTCTGCGCCTGATCCTGCCGGAACTGCGCGGTGAGCGCACACCGCTTAACCTGCTGTGCGCGCACCGTGCGCAGTTGAGCAAGCCCGTCAACTTGCTGCGGGAAATGCTCGTGTCCCGTTGTGCGACATTGACGGCGCAACTGTCGGAGCGATTCGCTGCGAAGTAA
- a CDS encoding acetyl-CoA C-acetyltransferase encodes MTQLRRVAIIGGNRIPFARSNGPYATASNQAMLTAALEGLIERFNLHGLRIGEVAAGAVLKHSRDFNLTRECVLGSRLSPQTPAYDVQQACGTGLEAALLVANKIALGQIECGIAGGVDTTSDAPIGINEGLRKLLLQANRSKSMADKLKILLQLRPHHLKPQLPRNGEPRTGLSMGQHCELMAQTWQIPRAEQDQLALESHQKMAAAYAEGWHNDLLTPFLGLTRDNNLRPDLSLEKLAALKPAFERSEKGTLTAGNSTPLTDGASLVLLGSEAWARERGLPILAYLRDGEAAAVDFVNGAEGLLMAPVYAVPRLLARNGLTLQDFDYYEIHEAFAAQVLCTLKAWEDADYCKTRLGLEAPLGAIDRSRLNVKGSSLAAGHPFAATGGRIVANLAKLLEAAGKGRGLISICAAGGQGVTAIIER; translated from the coding sequence ATGACTCAATTGCGCCGTGTGGCGATCATTGGCGGTAATCGCATTCCCTTCGCCCGCTCCAACGGCCCCTACGCCACGGCCAGTAACCAGGCGATGCTCACCGCCGCTCTGGAAGGCCTGATCGAACGTTTCAACCTGCACGGCCTGCGCATCGGCGAAGTGGCGGCCGGCGCGGTGCTCAAGCATTCCCGCGACTTCAACCTCACCCGCGAATGCGTGCTGGGCTCGCGCCTGTCGCCGCAAACCCCGGCCTACGACGTGCAGCAGGCCTGCGGCACCGGGCTGGAGGCGGCCTTGCTGGTGGCCAACAAGATTGCCCTGGGCCAGATCGAATGCGGCATTGCCGGCGGGGTGGACACCACCTCCGACGCGCCGATTGGAATCAATGAAGGCTTGCGCAAGCTGCTGCTGCAAGCCAACCGCAGCAAGTCCATGGCGGATAAGCTTAAAATCCTGTTACAACTTCGTCCGCATCACCTCAAGCCCCAGCTGCCGCGCAACGGTGAACCGCGCACCGGGTTATCGATGGGCCAGCACTGCGAGCTGATGGCGCAGACCTGGCAGATTCCGCGCGCCGAGCAGGACCAACTGGCACTTGAGAGCCACCAGAAAATGGCCGCCGCCTACGCCGAAGGCTGGCACAACGATTTGCTTACGCCGTTTCTGGGTCTTACCCGCGACAACAACCTGCGCCCCGACCTGAGCCTGGAAAAGCTCGCCGCGCTCAAGCCCGCGTTCGAACGCAGCGAAAAGGGCACGCTCACCGCCGGCAACTCCACGCCGCTGACCGACGGCGCATCGTTGGTGCTGCTGGGCAGCGAGGCATGGGCCAGGGAGCGCGGCTTGCCGATCCTTGCCTATCTGCGCGATGGCGAAGCGGCGGCGGTGGATTTCGTCAACGGTGCCGAAGGCTTGCTGATGGCGCCGGTGTACGCCGTACCGCGTCTGTTGGCGAGGAATGGCCTGACGCTGCAGGACTTCGATTACTACGAGATCCACGAAGCCTTCGCCGCTCAAGTGTTGTGCACGCTCAAGGCCTGGGAAGACGCCGATTACTGCAAAACGCGCCTGGGCCTGGAGGCGCCGCTGGGCGCCATCGACCGCAGCCGTCTGAACGTCAAGGGCAGTTCACTGGCCGCCGGGCATCCGTTTGCCGCGACCGGTGGGCGCATTGTCGCCAACCTGGCCAAGTTGCTGGAGGCGGCGGGCAAAGGGCGTGGCTTGATTTCGATCTGTGCGGCGGGGGGGCAGGGCGTGACAGCCATTATCGAGCGCTGA
- a CDS encoding MFS transporter, protein MGMQGYSAAERLERLPISGYHRIIFIIIALAFFFDSMDLAMMTFLLGSIKAEFGLSTAQAGLLASSSFFGMVVGASLSGMLADRFGRKPVFQWSIVLWGVASYLCSTAQTVETLTLFRILLGIGMGMEFPIAQSMLSELIPAKRRGRYIALMDGFWPLGFVAAGVLSYFLLPVVGWRDIFLVLAVPAIFVLAIRFFIPESPRWLEQAGRHEAADKVLLGIEQKVRNSLGGADLPEPVALPRVASTPGTFFSSFQQLWSDRYRQRTMMIWSVWFFALLGFYGLTSWLSALLQQSGFAVTQSVYYTVIISLGGIPGFLMAAWLVERWGRKPVCVVTLLGGGVMAFLYGQSAVFGGNVGLLITTGLLMQFFLFGMWAVLYTYTPELYPTSARATGSGFASAIGRVGSLLGPLVTGLVFPITGQGGVFALGALCFAVAALVVWVFGMETRGKTLEALSEV, encoded by the coding sequence ATGGGAATGCAGGGCTATAGCGCAGCAGAGCGTCTGGAACGGTTGCCCATCAGTGGTTACCACCGAATCATTTTCATCATCATTGCCCTGGCGTTTTTCTTCGACTCCATGGACCTGGCGATGATGACGTTTCTATTGGGTTCGATCAAAGCCGAGTTTGGTCTGAGCACGGCCCAGGCCGGGTTGCTGGCCAGCTCGAGCTTTTTCGGCATGGTGGTCGGCGCTTCGCTCTCCGGAATGCTCGCCGATCGCTTTGGGCGCAAGCCGGTGTTTCAGTGGAGCATCGTGCTGTGGGGCGTCGCCAGTTACTTGTGCTCCACGGCGCAGACCGTCGAGACGCTGACGCTGTTTCGCATCCTGCTGGGCATTGGCATGGGCATGGAATTTCCCATCGCACAGTCGATGTTGTCGGAGCTGATTCCGGCGAAGCGACGCGGGCGCTATATCGCGTTGATGGATGGTTTTTGGCCGCTGGGGTTTGTCGCTGCCGGGGTGCTGTCTTACTTCCTGCTGCCGGTGGTGGGTTGGCGTGACATCTTCCTGGTGCTGGCGGTGCCGGCGATATTCGTGCTGGCCATCCGGTTTTTCATTCCGGAATCGCCACGCTGGCTGGAACAGGCAGGCCGCCACGAGGCGGCGGACAAGGTGTTGCTGGGCATTGAGCAAAAGGTGCGTAACTCCCTTGGCGGCGCCGACTTGCCGGAGCCTGTCGCCTTGCCGCGGGTGGCGAGTACGCCGGGCACGTTCTTTTCTTCCTTTCAGCAGCTGTGGTCGGACCGGTACCGTCAACGCACGATGATGATCTGGAGCGTCTGGTTCTTTGCCCTGCTCGGGTTCTACGGGCTGACTTCGTGGTTGAGCGCGTTGTTGCAGCAGTCAGGCTTTGCTGTGACGCAATCGGTGTATTACACGGTGATCATTTCCCTCGGCGGGATCCCCGGTTTCCTGATGGCGGCGTGGCTGGTCGAGCGTTGGGGGCGCAAGCCGGTGTGCGTGGTGACGTTGCTGGGCGGCGGGGTGATGGCGTTCTTGTATGGGCAGAGCGCGGTGTTTGGCGGCAATGTCGGCCTGCTGATTACGACCGGCTTGTTGATGCAGTTCTTTCTATTTGGCATGTGGGCGGTGCTGTACACCTACACGCCGGAGCTGTATCCCACTTCGGCGCGCGCGACCGGGTCCGGGTTTGCGTCGGCGATTGGTCGGGTGGGGTCTTTGCTGGGGCCACTGGTGACCGGGCTGGTGTTTCCGATAACCGGGCAGGGCGGGGTGTTTGCCTTGGGCGCGTTGTGTTTTGCGGTGGCTGCGCTGGTGGTGTGGGTGTTCGGGATGGAGACCAGGGGCAAGACGTTGGAGGCGTTGTCCGAAGTCTGA
- a CDS encoding putative quinol monooxygenase, which produces MSTAFNVIATLIAKPGQQATLETLLRGLLEPTRLEPGCEQYDLHQDLQHPETFYMLERWSDDAALADHDQSAHIQAFRSQAAEVIEHFELKRLKFLA; this is translated from the coding sequence ATGTCGACCGCCTTTAACGTCATCGCCACACTGATTGCCAAGCCCGGCCAACAGGCCACTCTGGAAACCCTGCTGCGCGGTTTGCTCGAACCGACTCGCCTGGAACCCGGTTGCGAGCAGTACGACCTGCACCAGGATCTGCAACATCCCGAGACGTTCTACATGCTCGAGCGCTGGAGCGACGACGCGGCCCTGGCCGACCACGACCAGAGTGCGCATATCCAGGCGTTTCGGAGCCAGGCCGCCGAGGTGATCGAACACTTCGAACTCAAGCGCCTGAAGTTTCTCGCCTGA
- a CDS encoding PA4780 family RIO1-like protein kinase, translating to MKTPKRIEPLIEDGLVDEVLRPLMSGKEAAVYVVRCGNELRCAKVYKEANKRSFRQASEYQEGRKVRNSRQARAMAKGSKFGKKETEDAWQNAEVAALFRLAGAGVRVPKPYDFLEGVLLMELVADEYGDAAPRLNDVTLEPDQAREYHAFLISQIVLMLCTGLVHGDLSEFNVLLTPTGPVIIDLPQAVDAAGNNHAFSMLERDVGNMASYFGRFAPELKKTKYAKEMWALYEAGTLHPASILTGEFDEPEELADVGGVIREIEAARLDEERKQAIRAADDAPSTKTAEEPPPPWMQ from the coding sequence ATGAAGACTCCTAAACGCATTGAACCCCTGATCGAAGACGGTCTGGTCGACGAAGTGCTGCGCCCACTCATGAGTGGTAAAGAAGCAGCTGTTTATGTGGTGCGCTGCGGCAACGAATTGCGTTGCGCCAAGGTTTACAAGGAGGCGAATAAACGAAGTTTTCGTCAGGCGTCCGAATACCAGGAAGGCCGTAAGGTCCGTAACAGCCGTCAGGCCCGGGCCATGGCCAAGGGCTCCAAGTTCGGCAAGAAAGAAACCGAGGATGCCTGGCAGAACGCCGAAGTGGCGGCGTTGTTCCGCCTGGCCGGGGCGGGCGTTCGCGTGCCCAAGCCGTACGACTTCCTTGAAGGCGTGCTGTTGATGGAGCTGGTGGCCGACGAGTACGGCGATGCGGCGCCGCGTCTGAACGACGTGACGCTGGAGCCGGACCAGGCGCGCGAATACCACGCCTTCCTGATTTCCCAGATCGTGCTGATGCTGTGTACCGGGCTGGTGCACGGTGACCTGTCCGAGTTCAACGTACTGCTCACACCGACGGGCCCGGTGATCATCGACCTGCCCCAGGCGGTGGATGCGGCGGGCAACAACCACGCGTTCAGCATGCTGGAGCGGGACGTGGGCAACATGGCTTCCTACTTCGGGCGCTTTGCCCCGGAACTGAAGAAGACCAAGTACGCCAAGGAAATGTGGGCGTTGTATGAGGCCGGCACCTTGCACCCAGCCAGTATCCTGACCGGTGAGTTCGACGAGCCGGAAGAACTGGCCGACGTGGGCGGTGTGATCCGCGAGATCGAAGCGGCGCGGCTGGATGAAGAGCGCAAGCAAGCGATTCGCGCGGCGGATGATGCGCCATCGACCAAGACGGCAGAAGAACCGCCGCCGCCCTGGATGCAGTAA
- a CDS encoding ArsR/SmtB family transcription factor, with product MEQAPCISRIASLLAEPKRTAMLWALMDGSAKSSAELATFAGLSPASANAHLARLTGSGLLRVETRRGKRLFRVAAADVSVAIDALATTTMASAARTEPDVQPPALSAPPLLRRARVCHDHLGGELAAALYQRMTQAGWIQRYEQRTEVTVKGMRHLAELGIFIQAFSPPLVCDCFDWSQQQPHVGGALGAGLLRLFLQSNWVSAIDESRALSVSDAGLAHINRLAALQERRS from the coding sequence ATGGAACAGGCACCATGTATCAGTCGTATCGCCAGCTTGCTTGCCGAGCCCAAGCGCACCGCAATGCTGTGGGCATTGATGGACGGTTCGGCGAAGTCTTCAGCGGAGTTGGCGACGTTCGCCGGGCTGTCGCCGGCATCGGCCAATGCCCATTTGGCGCGGTTGACCGGCAGCGGCCTGCTGCGGGTCGAAACGCGACGGGGCAAGCGGCTGTTTCGCGTGGCGGCGGCCGATGTCAGTGTCGCCATCGATGCGCTGGCGACGACGACCATGGCCAGTGCGGCGCGCACTGAGCCGGATGTTCAGCCACCCGCGTTGTCGGCACCGCCGCTGTTGCGTCGCGCCCGCGTGTGCCACGACCACCTCGGCGGTGAGCTGGCGGCCGCGCTGTACCAACGAATGACGCAGGCAGGGTGGATCCAGCGCTACGAACAACGTACCGAAGTGACGGTCAAGGGCATGCGGCATCTGGCGGAGCTGGGGATTTTTATCCAGGCATTCTCGCCGCCGTTGGTCTGTGATTGTTTCGACTGGAGCCAGCAGCAACCGCACGTGGGCGGCGCGCTCGGCGCGGGGTTGTTGCGGCTGTTCCTGCAGTCGAACTGGGTGAGTGCCATTGACGAGTCCCGGGCCTTGTCTGTCAGCGACGCCGGGCTTGCGCACATCAACCGGTTGGCCGCATTGCAGGAGCGTCGCTCCTAG
- a CDS encoding zinc-binding alcohol dehydrogenase family protein, with protein MKAIAYYTSLPISDVNALQDIELPEPVAGPRDLLVEVKAISVNPVDTKVRQNVTPENGAAKVLGWDVAGVVKAVGSEVTLFKAGDKVFYAGSLVRPGGNSQLHTVDERIVGHMPKSLGFAEAAALPLTAITAWELLFERLQIPEGKQDLGQSLLIVGAAGGVGSILTQLASQLTALKVIGTASRPETQEWARALGADLVIDHSQPLSEALKHAGHPQVTHVASLTQTDHHLDQLVEALQPQGKLALIDDPKALDVSTLKRKSLSLHWEFMYTRSMFETPDMIEQHNLLNRVAALIDAGVLKTTLGEHFGVINAANLRRAHALLESGKAKGKIVLEGF; from the coding sequence ATGAAAGCCATCGCCTATTACACCTCCCTGCCCATCAGCGACGTGAACGCCCTGCAAGACATCGAACTGCCCGAACCCGTCGCCGGGCCGCGTGACCTGCTGGTGGAAGTCAAAGCCATCTCGGTCAACCCGGTGGACACCAAGGTGCGCCAGAACGTCACCCCGGAAAACGGCGCCGCCAAGGTGCTGGGCTGGGATGTGGCCGGCGTGGTCAAGGCCGTCGGCAGTGAAGTGACGTTGTTCAAGGCCGGCGACAAGGTGTTCTACGCCGGCTCGCTGGTTCGCCCGGGCGGCAACAGCCAACTGCACACCGTGGATGAACGTATCGTCGGCCATATGCCCAAGAGCCTGGGCTTTGCCGAAGCCGCCGCGCTGCCATTGACCGCCATCACCGCCTGGGAGCTGCTGTTCGAACGTCTGCAAATACCCGAGGGCAAACAGGACCTGGGCCAGAGCCTGCTGATTGTCGGCGCAGCGGGCGGCGTCGGCTCGATCCTGACCCAACTGGCCAGCCAGCTCACTGCGCTGAAGGTCATCGGCACCGCCTCGCGCCCGGAGACCCAGGAATGGGCCAGGGCCCTGGGCGCCGATCTGGTGATCGACCATAGCCAGCCATTGAGCGAGGCACTCAAACACGCCGGCCACCCGCAAGTGACCCACGTCGCCAGCCTGACCCAGACCGACCATCACCTGGACCAACTGGTGGAAGCCTTGCAGCCCCAGGGCAAGCTGGCGCTGATCGATGACCCCAAGGCGCTGGACGTCAGCACGCTCAAGCGCAAGAGCCTATCGCTGCACTGGGAGTTCATGTACACCCGCTCGATGTTCGAGACACCGGACATGATCGAGCAGCACAACCTGCTCAACCGCGTGGCCGCGCTGATCGACGCCGGCGTCTTGAAAACCACACTCGGCGAGCATTTTGGCGTGATCAATGCGGCGAACCTGCGCCGTGCCCATGCGCTGCTGGAAAGCGGCAAGGCCAAGGGCAAGATCGTGTTGGAGGGGTTCTAG
- the cueR gene encoding Cu(I)-responsive transcriptional regulator, producing the protein MNIGQAARQSGLSAKMIRYYESIGLLKAAQRTDSGYRLYGADDLHTLAFIKRSRDLGFSLEEVGKLLTLWQDRQRASADVKALARQHVEELNQKIREFEQLRDTLQDLVEHCQGDHRPDCPILKELASGKCCN; encoded by the coding sequence ATGAACATCGGCCAAGCCGCTCGCCAAAGCGGGCTGAGCGCGAAAATGATTCGCTACTACGAATCCATCGGCCTGCTCAAGGCAGCCCAACGCACCGACAGTGGTTATCGCCTCTACGGCGCTGATGACCTGCACACCCTGGCTTTTATCAAACGTTCGCGGGACCTGGGATTTTCACTGGAAGAAGTCGGCAAGCTGCTGACCTTGTGGCAGGACCGCCAGCGCGCCAGCGCCGACGTGAAAGCCCTGGCGCGCCAGCATGTCGAGGAGTTGAATCAGAAGATTCGCGAGTTTGAGCAACTGCGCGATACCTTGCAGGACCTGGTGGAACACTGCCAGGGCGACCACCGGCCGGATTGTCCGATTCTCAAGGAGTTGGCTTCTGGCAAGTGCTGCAACTGA